The following are from one region of the Juglans regia cultivar Chandler chromosome 10, Walnut 2.0, whole genome shotgun sequence genome:
- the LOC108979117 gene encoding probable glutamate carboxypeptidase LAMP1 yields the protein MFKAIAITFLGLATSFTFLLISPPPKSSYHSLFTSPSLSDNFSVANHLHTLTRRPHVAGSEANAEAAAYVLSIFTSSNIQSHIASYEVSLTYPVFRSLILTRLPPEPPTTFNLCQEIYDGDPYADVADQVQPTFHAYAKSGNVSGPVVYVNYGRVEDYMTLKEMGVNVSGAIALAKYGKIYRGDILMTAYAAGAIGVLVYTDRKDYGGGGGDVRWFPDDKWIPPSGVQVGSVYKGIGDPTTPGWASTRECERLSEEEVEKGGDVPLIPSLPVSAADGEIILKSIGGQVANEDWQGSKDAPIYRLGPGPGIVNLNYTGKQFIGTIQNVIGVIEGAEEPDRFVILGNHRDAWTFGAVDPNSGTAALLEIAERLGKLQKKGWKPRRTIVLCNWDAEEYGLIGSTEWVEENRETLASRAVAYLNVDSAVSGPGFHASATPQLDELLKRATQQVQDPDNSSQTIYDSWVSSNNSLLIERLGEGGSDFAAFVQHVGIPAVAMSYGGGYPVYHSMYDDFIWMEKYGDPMFRRHVAVASVWGLVALWLADEEFLPYNYLSYAQELQTYTKDIGDRISDKNVSLTPLFESIEELEKAATTVNNQIKEMKERKGLASIWNKDPLKVRELNDRQMMTERAFTDRDGLSRRPWYKHLIYGPSEHDDYGSSFFPGIDYAIEKAKTLNTAETWHLVQREVWKVSRAIRHASLVLKGELT from the exons ATGTTCAAAGCAATCGCCATCACCTTCCTAGGCTTAGCCACCTCTTTCACCTTCCTCCTGATTTCTCCCCCTCCAAAATCTTCCTATCACTCCCTATTCACATCTCCTTCTCTATCCGACAACTTTTCAGTAGCAAACCACCTACACACCCTCACTCGCCGGCCTCATGTTGCTGGCTCTGAGGCTAACGCCGAGGCGGCAGCCTATGTTTTATCCATCTTTACTTCCAGCAATATCCAATCACACATAGCATCCTATGAGGTGTCTCTGACTTACCCTGTATTTCGTTCCTTGATATTAACACGTCTACCTCCAGAGCCACCCACTACGTTCAATCTTTGCCAAGAAATTTATGATGGAGATCCATATGCTGATGTAGCAGACCAAGTTCAGCCTACCTTTcatgcatatgcaaagtcaGGCAATGTCTCTGGACCTGTGGTTTATGTGAACTACGGACGCGTGGAAGACTACATGACACTGAAAGAAATGGGTGTGAATGTCTCGGGTGCTATTGCATTGgcaaaatatggaaaaatatacCGAGGAGACATATTAATGACTGCATATGCAGCAGGCGCTATAGGGGTATTGGTGTATACAGATCGAAAGGACTATGGCGGTGGGGGAGGGGATGTGCGGTGGTTCCCAGATGATAAATGGATACCACCAAGCGGAGTACAGGTGGGATCAGTTTACAAAGGGATCGGAGACCCTACTACACCAGGATGGGCGAGCACTAGAGAATGTGAAAGGTTATCAGAAGAGGAGGTAGAGAAAGGAGGGGATGTTCCCCTCATACCATCATTGCCGGTGTCGGCGGCAGATGGTGAAATAATCTTGAAATCCATTGGTGGACAAGTCGCCAATGAGGACTGGCAGGGAAGCAAAGATGCACCTATTTATAGGCTTGGACCAGGGCCAGGAATTGTCAATCTCAATTACACT GGAAAGCAATTCATAGGGACAATTCAGAATGTCATTGGTGTGATTGAAGGAGCAGAAGAGCCAGATAG GTTTGTCATTCTGGGTAATCATCGGGATGCATGGACATTTGGAGCCGTTGATCCCAACAGTGGCACTGCAGCGTTGTTAGAG ATTGCAGAAAGACTGGggaaattgcaaaaaaaaggATGGAAACCTCGAAGAACAATTGTGTTGTGCAATTGGGACGCTGAGGAATATGgactg ATAGGATCCACTGAATGGGTAGAAGAGAACAGAGAAACACTAGCTTCAAGGGCTGTTGCTTACTTGAATGTTGACTCTGCTGTATCTGGACCAGGATTCCATGCCTCTGCAACTCCCCAGCTTGATGAACTACTCAAACGAGCAACTCAACAG GTTCAAGACCCAGATAACTCATCACAAACTATTTACGATTCGTGGGTTAGTTCCAACAATTCTCTCCTG ATCGAGAGGCTAGGAGAAGGAGGATCAGATTTTGCAGCATTTGTGCAACATGTAGGAATTCCAGCAGTTGCGATGTCTTACGGAGGAG GTTACCCTGTATACCACTCAATGTACGATGACTTTATCTGGATGGAAAAATATGGTGATCCAATGTTTCGTAGACATGTTGCAG TGGCAAGTGTTTGGGGTTTAGTAGCTCTTTGGTTAGCAGATGAGGAATTTTTGCCTTACAACTATCTCTCCTATGCACAGGAGCTCCAG ACATACACGAAGGACATAGGAGATAGGATCTCAGATAAGAATGTGAGCCTAACCCCTTTATTCGAGTCCATAGAGGAGCTTGAAAAAGCAGCCACCACAGTGAACAACCAGATCAAG gaaatgaaagaacgaaAAGGTTTGGCATCAATATGGAATAAAGATCCTTTGAAGGTGAGAGAGCTCAATGACAGACAAATGATGACAGAGCGTGCATTTACAGACCGAGATGGACTCTCCAGAAGGCCATGGTATAAGCATTTG ATTTATGGGCCCTCGGAGCACGATGACTATGGATCCAGCTTCTTTCCCGGCATAGATTATGCCATTGAGAAGGCAAAGACTTTGAATACTGCTGAGACATGGCATTTGGTACAACGTGAAGTTTGGAAAGTCTCTCGAGCTATCAGACATGCTTCACTAGTTCTCAAGGGCGAACTAACATGA